In Legionella cincinnatiensis, the DNA window AAAGACAATGTCTTTTGCACTTGTTTCCCTTAATTATTAGTATCTCTTTTGCTATGGATGTTTTTGTCCCTGCAATTCCGGAAATGAGTTATTTTTTTAAAACAGACAGCGCTGTGATGCAGGCGAGTCTTTATGTATTTATGCTGACAGTCGCTTTGGGGCAATTGTTTGTAGGACCTTTAGCCGATCGTTTTGGACGTCGACGAATCGCTTTAGGTTCCGCGCTTCTTTTTTTGATCGGTTCTGTTCTCGCAGTGTTTGCTTTATCCATACACTTACTGATTATTGCCCGAATTATCCAAGCAGCGGGAGCCTGTGGTACCTATTTACTTTGCTTTATTATAGTAAGAGATAATTACTCAACCACTGTCTGTGCACGCCTCTTTAGCGTTTTGTGTGGAACCAATTCATTGATTGCAAGTTCGGCTCCAGTCATTGGTGGGCTGTTACTGGATCAGACTCATGATTGGCACAGTGAGTTTTATTTTTTAATCATACTTGGTCTTTTAATGAGTTTGGTTGCATTGCGTTACATTCCTGATTATGACTATTGTAAGCAAAATTTATCGAGCTTTTCTCTAGTCAGGAGTGTAAAAAATATATTTAAACATCCTGGCTTTCGGCTTTATACTTTTATTGCCTCAGTCAACTTGCTTGGTTTGTATTTGTTTTGCGCCCTTTCTTCGGGTATTCTCATGACCCAACTTCATCTTAGCGCAACCCAATATGGTTTATGGTTTGGCCTCAATGCAATGACCGTATTTTTCACAAACCTTATTGCTGCCCGACTCACTTATTCTTTTCCTTTAGAAAAGACAGTTTATTGTGGTCTCGTTTTGATGATTATTTCATGCTTTTTGATGATAGTTCTTAATTTTCATCAAGTCAGTACGATTCGTTTCATGATGCCCATGCTTTCTTTGACCTTGGGTATTGGTCTTAGTATGGGGGCTGCAACTGCTCTTGCGTTAAAGGATTACAAACAACAAGCGGGTATTGCTACTGCTTTGTTGGGGGCTTGTCAGTTTGGTCTTTCGGGGTTGGTTGGTATTCTGATTACTCAATGGACTCCTGATCCATTAATTCTTGCTATACCTATGCTGTCTTTAAGTATATTAGCGTTAATCAAAATGAAAAAAGAGGAAAGAGCTCCTGTTGATTGCGATCATCCATCAAATGCAAACCTTAGTGAACACATGGAGGTTAATAAGTAATTCACTAGGTATATGATATCTGAAGAAAATTTACTTTTTTACCTTAGATAGTACTATACTCAATTTAATAACAAGGGATCTGGTATTAAAATTGGAGTAGCCCTAAATGATGGATGAATCCTCACCAGAGAAAACAAATCAATTCAGCTTATCATTTGCGGCCCTGGGAGTTGTTTTTGGTGATATAGGGACAAGCCCTCTTTATGCCTTTAGCCAAGTAATCACGTATTTACCGATTAGCGATTATAATGTTTATGGGATTTTATCACTCATTTTTTGGTCTTTGCTCATCATAGTCAGTTTTAAATACCTTCTGATAGTTTTTCGTGCAGATAATGATGGCGAAGGCGGTATTATGGCTTTAGCCGGTATC includes these proteins:
- a CDS encoding multidrug effflux MFS transporter yields the protein MNVIRWTERQCLLHLFPLIISISFAMDVFVPAIPEMSYFFKTDSAVMQASLYVFMLTVALGQLFVGPLADRFGRRRIALGSALLFLIGSVLAVFALSIHLLIIARIIQAAGACGTYLLCFIIVRDNYSTTVCARLFSVLCGTNSLIASSAPVIGGLLLDQTHDWHSEFYFLIILGLLMSLVALRYIPDYDYCKQNLSSFSLVRSVKNIFKHPGFRLYTFIASVNLLGLYLFCALSSGILMTQLHLSATQYGLWFGLNAMTVFFTNLIAARLTYSFPLEKTVYCGLVLMIISCFLMIVLNFHQVSTIRFMMPMLSLTLGIGLSMGAATALALKDYKQQAGIATALLGACQFGLSGLVGILITQWTPDPLILAIPMLSLSILALIKMKKEERAPVDCDHPSNANLSEHMEVNK